One Mycolicibacterium sarraceniae genomic window carries:
- a CDS encoding DUF4262 domain-containing protein has translation MVSVSRNTPPRTAERDPAMCWICDHPDRTIADYLDEVRGKILRRGWTVQYVESPQLPFAYTIGLSDYDVPELMITNVSPQRALRVLNGAAEHILRGMELTAGQQFTLCGCPMLEVVNVDHPDAHMGFAVALYGPIRALQLVWADGRGRWPWAADFCDRESRQPVLGVRARAA, from the coding sequence ATGGTGTCGGTGAGCCGCAACACACCGCCACGCACCGCAGAAAGGGACCCCGCTATGTGCTGGATATGCGATCACCCAGACCGCACCATCGCCGACTACCTCGACGAGGTGCGCGGAAAGATTCTGCGGCGGGGCTGGACAGTGCAATACGTCGAGTCCCCACAGCTGCCGTTCGCCTACACGATCGGGTTGAGCGACTACGACGTGCCCGAGCTGATGATCACCAACGTGTCGCCGCAGCGCGCCCTTCGGGTGCTCAATGGGGCGGCCGAACACATCCTTCGAGGCATGGAACTCACTGCGGGGCAACAGTTCACGCTATGCGGCTGTCCCATGCTGGAGGTCGTCAACGTCGACCATCCCGACGCGCACATGGGTTTCGCAGTCGCCCTGTACGGACCTATTCGCGCCCTGCAGCTGGTGTGGGCGGACGGCCGGGGTCGCTGGCCGTGGGCGGCGGACTTCTGTGATCGCGAAAGCCGCCAACCGGTGTTGGGCGTCCGCGCCAGGGCCGCCTGA
- a CDS encoding esterase family protein, whose amino-acid sequence MTSVRAAVRRFAVVAATALLAPGVTGLAGHTAPAGAYSRQGLPVEQLDVPSPAMGRNIRIQFQGGGSHAVYLLDGLRALDDASGWDINTAAFEWYYQSGLSLVMPVGGQSSFYSDWYQPAAGSNGTLTYKWETFLTQELPAWLATNRAITPINNAVVGLSMSGSAALTLAIWHPTQFIFAGSLSGFLNPSLGLWPTLIGLAMKDGGGYRASDMWGPSSDPAWQRNDPMVNIARLVANNTAVWIYCGTGAPSELDYGDDVNAGGLFSAGYLENITLNTNKEFQRRYVAAGGHNAVFNFPPSGTHSWGYWGAQLQAMKGDLQRVLGATPTG is encoded by the coding sequence ATGACCTCGGTTCGCGCTGCGGTGCGGCGGTTCGCGGTCGTCGCGGCGACAGCCCTACTGGCGCCCGGGGTGACGGGGCTCGCCGGGCACACCGCGCCGGCCGGGGCATACTCGCGGCAAGGCTTACCGGTCGAGCAGCTCGACGTGCCGTCCCCGGCGATGGGCCGCAACATCAGGATCCAGTTCCAGGGCGGTGGCTCGCACGCGGTGTACCTGCTGGACGGCCTTCGCGCCCTCGACGACGCAAGCGGCTGGGACATCAACACTGCGGCCTTCGAGTGGTACTACCAGTCCGGTCTGTCGCTGGTGATGCCTGTGGGCGGCCAATCGAGCTTCTACAGCGACTGGTATCAGCCTGCGGCCGGGTCCAACGGGACGTTGACCTACAAGTGGGAAACCTTTCTGACGCAGGAACTACCGGCGTGGCTGGCCACCAACAGGGCGATCACCCCGATCAACAATGCTGTCGTTGGGCTCTCGATGTCGGGCAGCGCCGCCCTGACGCTGGCGATCTGGCATCCCACCCAATTCATCTTCGCCGGCTCACTGTCCGGGTTCCTCAACCCGTCGCTGGGGCTGTGGCCGACGCTGATCGGTCTGGCCATGAAGGACGGCGGCGGGTATCGGGCCTCGGACATGTGGGGTCCGAGCAGTGACCCCGCCTGGCAGCGCAATGACCCGATGGTCAACATCGCCAGACTGGTGGCCAACAACACCGCGGTGTGGATTTATTGCGGCACGGGTGCGCCGTCCGAACTCGACTACGGCGACGACGTCAACGCCGGCGGATTGTTCTCGGCCGGATACCTCGAGAACATCACCCTCAACACCAATAAGGAATTCCAGCGCAGGTACGTGGCCGCGGGCGGTCACAATGCGGTATTCAACTTCCCGCCCAGCGGAACTCACAGCTGGGGCTACTGGGGTGCGCAGCTGCAGGCCATGAAGGGTGATCTGCAGCGGGTGCTGGGAGCGACGCCGACCGGCTAA
- the nagA gene encoding N-acetylglucosamine-6-phosphate deacetylase, with protein sequence MLLTAQTLLTGRESLQPGWIEVSGTRVRALGAGMPPRPADRDLHTVAPGFVDTHSHGGGGSDFSAATRADTVAATDLHRRHGTTSLVASLVSAGPADLLHQVEVLAGQVRDGLIAGVHLEGPWLAVQRCGAHDPVLLRDPDPGELETVLRASGGTIRMVTLAPERNGGVAAIERIVAAGAVAAVGHTEATYEQTRAAIDAGATVGTHLFNAMRSIHHREPGPVIALLEDPQVTVELIADGVHIDAALYRHVTRAAGPDRLSLITDAMAATGAGDGRYRIGRMDVEVAGGVASLAGTATIAGSTATMDRVFRFAVAHSGLPRDEALLVAVRQSSMNPARALGLPSPELAVGARADLVVLDADLAVVDVLHDGTWVPR encoded by the coding sequence GTGCTGCTGACCGCCCAGACCCTGCTGACCGGCCGAGAGTCGTTGCAGCCGGGGTGGATCGAGGTTTCGGGCACCAGGGTGCGCGCCCTCGGTGCAGGGATGCCGCCCCGGCCCGCGGACCGAGATCTGCACACCGTGGCGCCGGGCTTCGTCGACACCCACAGCCACGGCGGGGGCGGTTCTGATTTCTCGGCCGCAACCCGTGCCGACACGGTGGCCGCGACAGACCTGCATCGCCGGCACGGCACCACGAGCCTGGTCGCGTCACTGGTGTCGGCCGGACCGGCCGATCTCCTGCACCAGGTCGAGGTGTTGGCCGGCCAGGTGCGCGACGGACTGATCGCCGGTGTCCATCTGGAGGGGCCGTGGCTGGCGGTCCAGCGCTGTGGAGCCCACGATCCGGTCTTGTTGCGCGATCCGGATCCCGGTGAGCTCGAGACCGTCCTGCGCGCGAGTGGCGGAACCATCCGGATGGTCACCCTGGCACCGGAGCGCAACGGCGGCGTCGCGGCAATCGAGCGGATCGTGGCGGCCGGTGCGGTGGCCGCGGTCGGGCATACCGAGGCCACCTACGAGCAGACACGGGCGGCCATCGACGCGGGCGCAACGGTCGGCACGCACCTGTTCAACGCGATGCGCTCGATCCACCACCGCGAACCCGGCCCGGTGATCGCGCTGCTGGAAGACCCGCAGGTCACCGTCGAGCTGATCGCCGACGGCGTCCACATCGACGCCGCGCTGTACCGGCACGTGACCAGAGCCGCCGGCCCCGACCGGCTGTCGCTGATCACGGACGCGATGGCCGCGACGGGGGCCGGCGACGGGCGCTATCGGATCGGACGGATGGACGTCGAGGTCGCCGGCGGCGTCGCCAGCCTGGCCGGCACCGCCACCATCGCGGGCAGCACGGCGACGATGGATCGAGTGTTCCGGTTCGCGGTCGCCCATAGCGGTCTGCCCCGCGACGAGGCGCTGCTGGTCGCCGTGCGGCAATCCTCGATGAATCCGGCTCGCGCGCTGGGACTTCCATCCCCGGAACTGGCCGTCGGCGCGCGCGCCGACCTGGTCGTGCTCGATGCCGACCTCGCGGTGGTCGACGTGCTGCACGACGGTACATGGGTGCCTCGCTGA
- the nagB gene encoding glucosamine-6-phosphate deaminase, whose product MEVIIGEDTRQIGAIAADAIEALLNRKPTAVLGLATGSSPLSIYDELADRYEAGRLTFRQASGFTLDEYVGLPAEHPERYRNVIDAVFVSRVDFAPDAVAGPDGLAADVAQACAGYEDAIALAGGVDLQILGIGTDGHIGFNEPGSSLASRTRIKTLTRQTRIDNARFFDGDVDRVPTHCLTQGLGTIMAARHVILVATGRTKAEAVHQLVEGPVSAMWPATILQHHRHVTVLLDSGAARRLQLVDYYRETYSSKPKWQGI is encoded by the coding sequence ATGGAAGTAATAATCGGTGAGGACACCCGACAGATCGGCGCCATCGCGGCCGACGCGATCGAGGCGCTGCTGAACCGCAAACCAACGGCGGTTCTGGGGCTCGCGACCGGCTCGTCACCGCTGTCGATCTACGACGAACTGGCTGACCGCTACGAGGCTGGACGCCTCACATTTCGTCAGGCCAGCGGCTTCACCCTAGACGAGTACGTCGGGCTGCCCGCCGAGCATCCCGAGCGCTACCGCAACGTGATTGACGCGGTATTCGTCTCGCGCGTCGACTTCGCCCCGGACGCGGTGGCCGGTCCCGACGGGCTCGCCGCCGACGTTGCGCAGGCATGTGCGGGTTACGAGGATGCGATCGCCTTAGCAGGCGGTGTCGATCTGCAGATTCTGGGTATCGGCACCGACGGCCACATCGGTTTCAACGAGCCCGGCTCGTCGCTGGCCTCACGCACCAGGATTAAAACGCTGACGCGCCAAACGCGTATCGACAACGCCCGCTTCTTCGACGGTGACGTCGACCGCGTCCCGACGCACTGTCTGACCCAGGGGCTGGGCACCATCATGGCGGCCCGCCACGTGATCCTGGTGGCCACCGGGCGCACCAAAGCCGAAGCGGTGCACCAGCTCGTCGAGGGACCGGTGAGCGCGATGTGGCCGGCGACCATCCTGCAACACCACCGCCACGTGACCGTGCTGCTCGACAGCGGTGCAGCCCGCCGGCTACAGCTCGTCGACTACTACCGGGAGACTTATTCGTCCAAACCGAAGTGGCAGGGCATCTGA